A stretch of Actinomycetota bacterium DNA encodes these proteins:
- a CDS encoding DUF1801 domain-containing protein, giving the protein MEKPKSVEAYFKGLPAEHRKALQKLHDTIATAAPAAEEGITYSMPGFLLGGKGFVGYMAFKDHYSFFPMSPAAVDAHRKELGDHVTGKGTISFDYGERLPVTLIKKVVRTRLAEVERRKRRY; this is encoded by the coding sequence ATGGAGAAGCCCAAGAGCGTCGAGGCGTACTTCAAGGGCCTTCCAGCCGAGCACCGAAAGGCGCTCCAGAAGCTCCACGACACGATCGCGACGGCCGCGCCCGCGGCGGAAGAAGGGATCACCTACAGCATGCCGGGGTTCCTGCTCGGCGGGAAGGGTTTCGTTGGGTACATGGCGTTCAAGGACCACTACAGCTTCTTCCCGATGAGCCCCGCGGCGGTCGACGCGCATCGCAAGGAGCTGGGCGATCACGTCACCGGCAAGGGAACGATCAGCTTCGACTATGGCGAACGCCTTCCGGTCACGTTGATCAAGAAGGTCGTGCGAACCCGCCTCGCGGAGGTGGAACGCCGGAAGCGCCGGTACTGA
- a CDS encoding dihydrofolate reductase family protein — translation MGRLTTFTHVTLDGVMQAPGRPDEDTRGEFGYGGWEVRYADPVMAEVAATGMATDSAMLFGRRTYEDFYGFWPNAPQPNPFTEVLNRSQKFVASRTLEEPLPWKNSTLLKGDAGDAVRELKAGHKDLVVLGSGDLIRTLMRHDLIDEYLVLIHPLVLGTGRRLFENGAPPANLKLVDTNNTTTGVIIARYVPERANA, via the coding sequence ATGGGGAGGCTCACGACGTTCACGCATGTCACGCTCGACGGCGTCATGCAGGCGCCGGGACGCCCCGACGAGGACACGCGAGGCGAGTTCGGCTACGGCGGGTGGGAGGTCCGCTACGCCGACCCGGTGATGGCCGAAGTCGCCGCCACGGGGATGGCTACGGACAGCGCGATGCTGTTCGGCCGGCGCACGTACGAGGACTTCTACGGATTCTGGCCGAACGCGCCGCAGCCGAACCCGTTCACCGAGGTCCTGAACCGCTCGCAGAAGTTCGTCGCATCGAGGACGCTCGAGGAACCGCTTCCGTGGAAGAACTCTACGCTCCTAAAGGGCGACGCTGGCGACGCGGTTCGCGAGCTCAAGGCGGGGCACAAGGATCTCGTCGTGCTCGGCAGCGGCGACCTGATCCGGACGCTGATGCGCCACGATCTGATCGACGAATACCTCGTGCTGATCCACCCGTTGGTGCTCGGAACGGGTCGGCGCCTGTTCGAAAATGGCGCGCCGCCGGCGAACCTGAAGCTGGTCGATACGAACAACACGACGACGGGCGTGATCATCGCGCGCTACGTACCTGAACGGGCCAACGCGTAG
- a CDS encoding DUF1697 domain-containing protein, producing MTRCVALLRGINVGGKNLIKMPALKAAFEEDGFDNVSTYIQSGNVLFDSPDSSSPQLTTRIEKMLAEAFDYIPTVVVRSRRQMRSIVDRAPKGFGSQPAKYRYDVIFLKEPLTARAAMKHVPTNPAVDTAHAGTGVIYFSRLTARATASRLNKIVGSPIYPSVTIRNWNTTTKLLALVE from the coding sequence ATGACACGCTGTGTGGCCCTCCTCCGCGGGATCAACGTCGGCGGGAAGAACTTGATCAAGATGCCGGCGCTGAAGGCCGCGTTCGAGGAGGACGGATTCGACAACGTGTCGACCTACATCCAGAGCGGGAACGTGCTGTTCGATTCTCCGGACAGCAGCTCGCCGCAGCTCACCACGCGGATCGAGAAGATGCTGGCCGAGGCGTTCGACTACATCCCGACGGTGGTGGTCCGGAGCCGAAGGCAGATGCGCTCGATCGTCGATCGCGCACCGAAGGGGTTCGGCTCCCAGCCGGCGAAGTATCGGTACGACGTCATCTTCCTCAAGGAACCACTCACGGCGAGGGCGGCGATGAAGCATGTCCCGACAAACCCGGCCGTCGATACGGCCCACGCCGGGACAGGCGTCATCTATTTCTCCAGGCTGACGGCGAGAGCCACCGCGAGCCGGCTGAACAAGATCGTTGGATCGCCGATCTATCCCAGCGTCACTATTCGAAACTGGAACACCACGACGAAGCTGCTCGCGTTGGTGGAGTAG